The nucleotide sequence tagattatattgacctcctgtggtctggcaaattttcccaCCTGGAACGCATCTGGTCCTGAGGgcgctggacgagagaggttcatcTTCTATTAAATTTACTGGCTACAGTATGTGACTCAGGGGATTAGGCCCAGAAACTTGCGGGTCTGTCAAAAGGAGGCAAGTACTCAAGAGTTTTGGgaataatatttttttcagtctGTTCAAATACAGCTCATTGTTCCTTTGGCACCCAACAAAGTGATGAGGTAGTAAAAGACTCACAGGGTTTTGAGCTCTTCGCCGTTCACCCACCTCCAGGGCTGCGCCGGTACTCGTTTCAGGCCGATCCAGTGCTCAGAGATGCCTTTATAGCGCATAATGAAGGTCTTTAAAAAATGCACGTTAGTCATTAAAATCTGTAATGTCAATGAAGGGGGTAAGTTATTTTCTGCTTCAGGAGGACCTGTTGCCAGAAGCAAATCCACTTCCAGCATAAATGGTCCCTGCCTGTGCAGAGAACCTCAACCGCTAGCTATGAACGGCCCACCCCAGCGCTGCTCgtgttaactctgaaacctaatgaCGGCTCACCATTCgccattttgttgctcattgTTTTAACAGCCACATCCAGCCAACAGCTGTCAGGCACAGAGGAAGGTatgcagtggggagagggacagATATCACTATACTGTAACTGgtgccttttttgtgaaaaaaggtGGAATACTCAGCCggctccccagccaatcccacaccTGGGTCAGttttccggggtttgatttcacgcttCTGGTAGAGACATGCGAAATCGAATTCTCCAAGGTCAGGAGTCGATCCTTGGACGCCTCAATTTTGTGAAGAGTACGAGTGGTTGATGggaggtaagtcgattgcagataaatcaattccaGCGCTACAACTGCCGTACTTAGAATTacgtatctacaatcgactcaCTTGCctcgtgtagacctgccctgaataACGACAGTCCTGAGGACAACCTCTGCAGCCGTGGAATGGAAGATACGCGTCCCAGAGGCACCCCTAGAacccagaaatgctcctgtaAAGCTGGGAAGACCCACACTTCAAATTCCTGGTATTTCTGGAGGAAAAAAGaaatcttctctcttcccccacagaCATCCCTTCCCCGACTTTTCAGGCACTTTCTTATCCTTAAAGGGACAAGGCCAATTTTCATTTCAAACCCTTTGCCTGTCAGCATAAAGAATACGGTAAGTCGCTGGAGGATGGGCCCATCGATGGttcttagccaggatggtcagagATGCAACCAACatttgggcagaataaattttattgtgtgcacccaGGCACGTCCAGACGTGCACCACCGGCAGaaacacacgccgccggctgcgggtgctctgctaatcagctggatgtcacctgaatctctcctgggccgcCGCGCAAGCACTTAACTTCCAGGCAAAGCTGGATGCAACCCCAGGCTTGCAACTCTGTCTGCCCGAAGGTGGGAGTGGACGACAGGAGCGTGCAGAGCTGCCCTGTTCTGCACACCCCTCCCCTGAAACTCTGATACCGGCCACTGTCCAAGACAAGATACTAGATGAGACAGCCCCTTGATCTGACCCGATACGGCCGTTCTTAGGAACGCTGCCGGATTGCTTTTTAAATATGAACAATTTGTATCTCTCTAGGCTCTGCATAGCGCTGCCAGAGCTTTTGATCCATCTGATCGTCACTCACAGGAGCGCGGGAAGGAGCCCTGGGACGAGATCCTGCCCGCACATGACTGGGTCCCCCATCggtcttattttttgttttgttttccttaccAGATCTTTCTGGGTGTCGATCCCAGCCAGGGAGGCGTTGCGTGAAGAGCAGAAACTCTGGCTGGCGTCCCAGGTCCCTTCATGCTCCGAGAAATAGTAGCATTTCCCGCTGTACCCAACCCAGCCATCCAGGCAGCAGGCTCCGGGGCAGTCTGCATGTCGCTGGGCTGGGTCGGGGACGCTGGGCAGCTGGGATCCTGGTATGGAACACGCTAAGTGAAGAGGATAACAGTGATAAGAGGAGGCCTGCAGCACCTCAAAAAGAAACAGattcatttgggcataagctttcgtgggtaaaaaccCACTTGGCCAAACGCCCGGAGGGGAAATCACAGAGTAACCGAGAGAGGAGAccctgtgcttttgctttctctAAAGCCAAGGGGGGAAGCCAATCAACACGCCACCCTCGGTAGCATGCACCCTTGGGTGCCAGCAAATCAAGCAGGCCCAtacgtggggtgggggtgggggaacatccagtttctctcccttcctccctgctgcgctgtgcagacagagcctgaagggcatgatgggggaacgcCAGGCACCCTGGGAGTCGTAGTTCCTTAGTCAGCTCCCCGCCTCGAGCAGGGAAATGACGATATCTCCCAGCATGCTATTGGCCACTAGCTACAGAAAAGAGAGGGGGACGAGGGAATATTTCTTTTCACTTGCGCTATTCCAGCAAGATAATTACAATGATGCTTCAGATAATTACAggaggtaatttctataaaacctttattactctGTAATTTTTAGTAGGTTATAACACAATCATTTTACCCATcgctgtttccactcaaatttgtTCTTAACCTCTCTTACGAGcatgcacaactattttgaactcctttatattaaaaaaaaatgcaggccACATTTATAAACAGCAAGCACACACACGCCCCTGGGAAATTCCTGCGTACGAGCCTGTTAACAGACACAGAGACAGGTCCTGGGCCAGGTGCAAGCCCGGATTTGTCTGCTTAAAGGTCttgtggttttaaaataaaaaaaaaaaacaggtaacCCAGGAGgttccatttaaaatttaaaaatgttcacCAGGTTTCAAATCTTTGACTGCAGGTGTTTCATTACTGAACGGAGTTACATTGAGAATGTTCCTCCGTTCAGTGACGAAACGTCTGCAATCAAAGATTTTAAACCCGGCGAAcctttttcagtttgaaatgGTCTTGTGGTTCTTGGCTCATTAAGAATGTAGGGATAATTAAAAAGGGAATAGAATACTTGGAATCATTTAAAgtgggatagagaataagacagagaacgtCTGATTGTCTCGGTATAAATCCACGGTACAGCCACTTCTTGAATACTCCCGTCAGAGGTGGTTGCCCCGTCTCAAAAATAAGCTACCTTGGCACCGGAAAAAGTTCGGAAAAGGTCAACAAATACGGTGAGCGGTTTGCAACGGCTCCAGTATGAAGACAGATGAGAAGACTGGGAATTTTCATCTTAAGAAAGGGAAGATGATTGAGGTCTTAAACTCATGACCAGTGTGGAGGcggtaaataaggaaaagttattttactttgttcccataacacaagaactggggctACCCAGTgacatgaataggcagcaggttcaaaaccaccaaaaggaagtgtttcttcgcacaacacacagtcaacccgCGGGACTCCTCGCCACAGGACGTTGTGAcggccaagactttaacagggacCAAAAAAGAGCTAAACGCACAGAGGACCATCCATCCGTGACTGTTTGTCAGAAGTGGAGaatggggatggatcacttgctgatttcctgttctgttcactccctcaggggcctgggacattggctgctgttggaaaacaggatgcTGGACTGGATGGACTGGTCTGATCccctgtggccattcttatgtcttaTGCTGGAGGCTGACTTGTGCTCTGCCCTAGCACCTAATCTCCAGCTTTCCCGTCCTGCGCAGCTGCCGGCCTTTTCAACGTGTTTCCGGGCCAGATCCCCACGAGCATTCAGCTCTGCCTGATGCCCCAAAATAAGCCCCTGGCTTATCGAAAGGGATCAACCCGGTGGGTGCCGAACCTCTGGCCCGGAACATTTTACAATGGTGGGGAATCGGCCTGGGGCAGCCCCGGCCCGTAACTCACCGAGCAGAAGTACGGCGAGAAAAACAGCGATCAGCACAATGGCGGCCAGGACCAGGCCGATGATGAGCCCGGCTTTCAACCCAGCCGCTTGCCGGGGTTTGGGGCGAGGCAGGCTGCCTGAAGAACAACAGCCGGTCGTGTCACCCGGTGCGGTGGTACCCGATAGACTCAGCACCACGGGGCGGGCACAGGCCATCAGCCAGCGTGTTGCCATGGCAGCTGGCTTCCCAGGAGACGACTGATGGCAAAGCGTGGCCAGTGGCGACCAGAGGGGACCAGCCAtcaggccccacccccccatttcccaCGCCTCTGCTTCAGCCTGCTTTTGCCCCGCCTCCCCATTCTGGCTCcgcccattccctgcccaccATGCCCTTGGTCCACCCCCTTGGCtccacccaagccctgcccccagaggtggaaaaagtacccccaaagttaCCCCAGTAAACGTGCAGCTGCGTTCACtgctgggtacttgagtacaatctagctGTGGCATGTGcgcgcttttactcaagtactttcCCTGAGGGACGCCAGTGAATTGTACTCAAGTacacgcccctcccccaagcggctgtacttttactcaagtaccgTTGGGggcacttttcccacctctgcccgccccagcctgctgctccaggagtggTACGGCCTGAGAGCAGACCTCGCGCTGCACCACTCCGGCGGAGGGACGCGACTGTCCCCACACTGAAGACAGgcagtgctgatggtgagtgtgcGAGAGGCGGGTGGGTGTGGGAGGCGCGTGTGACCCGTTGCACCCCCCCCACGCCTTGCCCCGAGCATGGATGCTGCCGGAGAGCGGGGATCATGCTCCGGCTAAGCTTATGCCTTGCTCACTACCCTCCTGTGAAGGCATCCCACAGAGCCCCTAGGCCGTTCCTACTCAGTAAACCACCCTTACCTTCTCGCTCGTTGAGCGGCTGCTCTGAATCCATGGGGTCCGCTCCTGTTCTGacctcccctctctccctgagACAGAGGAACACGGGGGTGCAAGCGCTGGCCTCTGGCTCGTCCTCTTCCGCTGGGGTCCAACTCCAGAAAACACAATCCACTCCCAGGACCCCAGCACCGGATCCTCCCCTCGGCAGCTGCTGGACCGACCTGCAATCAGGAGACACAAAGGGTCCTGGCTGGCCGCGGCACAACTCCGAAGCGATTTAGAAACGAGAACGGAGAGCCAGCAATGAGACACAAAGAGAAACGAAAGGAACTGAAACTACCAAGGAATTTCAAGGGACTTGGTGTGATTATCAAACGGGAATACCCCCTCCTCGTCCGAAAAGTGGCAGAGAAAAACAGCCCCAAGCAGCCCGGGATTTCGTTGACAGTAGCTGCTGCTTCCCAacgttttcttttctctctcgggggtcactcgataacaagtaggacgtctcCGATTCGTGAGTCCGTTGGTGGTtcaccagcctgattctggagccatgGGCTTTATCCTAGAAGGGGGccggtgctggtagctgttggtagctgttggaggggcagtttctgattctcttttcttcttcttcatctcCCCTCgcctgcactgtggcagggcctctcaaattgcaccacccatCATGGATTATCACTCTCCACCGCGGATGGTCCAGGGTAAGGTTCCCTcgagtgtcaacaccgatgctacACTTTTTCACGTgcgccttcagcacatccttgtACGGCTTCAGCCGGCCCACAACGCTCCTcggtccttcctccaactcagacaCCAGAATCTGCGTGGGAGGCGCCGATCAGACGCCCGACCCATGGGACCCGTCCAGCGATGTTAGTGGTGAATGCTAATcactgaatcatagaacaacagagctggaagagacccaaaaagtccagccccctgctctaagcaggatcaaacccttcagatcagccccgccagggctttgtcaaggtgagacttaaacacctccagggatggcgactcccccactgccctgggtggaccattccaatgcttcaccaccctcctagggaaaaagcttttcctcatgttcaacctggaccttcccagccacaacttgagaccattgttccgtgttctgccatccgtgaccactgtgagcagcctctctccagcctctttgcagcctcccttcagtgagttgaaggctgttatcaagtcccccctcagtcttcccttctgcagactaaacagtcccaattccctcaacctttcttcatgagtcatacgctccagcccccgaattattgTGGTCGCCCTTCGCTGGCCCCTTTCCAGtgtctccacatccttcctgtaactgggggcccagaactggacacagtactccagatgcggcctcaccaaagccgaacaAAGAGGAAcgatcacttctctggatctactggcgaCGCTCCTCTTCATGCAacctaatgtgccattagccttcttggctactacaccggcacactgtcgactcacgtccagcttctcgtccactacaactcccaggtccttttctccaGAGCTACGACCGCGCCATCCTTCCTTGCCATTGCCAGCGTTCAGCGAACAGAACCTTTTTGCCTGGAACTGATACCGCCCGGTCGGCCGTAACCTTACCGGCTCCACCGGCATTTATCGAGAACTTTGTTAAAAACTAAAACAACAGAGCCGGTGTCACCCCGACCGCCAGCATCTCCATTTACCCGGGAAAGCCCTGCGATTCCTTCCCTGGCCGCAGCCGGCATTGGCTAACCTTCAGCCGTCACCCCGCGGCAGGCTAATTAGCGGAAAATGAGGCACTGCCAATCTCGGAGCCTGTCTTATTGAGGAAGTGGGAGCGGTGTAATCGAATCGGGTTCAGAATCGATGTTCTCGTTCGGACGGCGGACGTCCCTCAGGGGGATGTTTTTGAACTGGTTTAATCTGCCCCCACCTCCggagcacagcgcccccccagtGTCACACTGGGACCAGCCTTGCCTGCCAGGGACAGCCCCCCATGCAAAGCCCCCGAGGGCACAGCGCCCCCTATTGTCCCAGTGGGGCcaatgctgcctgccaggggacagcgccccctactgccccccctccctgcagcacagcgccccctagtggggcagtggggccagcactCACTGCAAGGggacagcgccccctactgagccccctGCAGCACACAACCCCCTAGTGCCCCACTGggaccagccctgcctgccaggggtgAGTAGCTCAGAGCCCCCTAGCGCCTCCATAGGGCAAagcagccccctgctgagctccctgccccactccctccgGTGCAGTGTCCACAATAGCTGTgactgcagccccctcctcctcccctgcccccggtgCCTCCATGGGCCAGGGCCACTGTCACAGCCCATGCAGTGGgtctctgccccagctgctgagctcagctggagagatgcccacccccacccccagcacccccagcaggAAGTAGGcgttccccctctgcccccccccaggtcAACACAATGTGGGGCTTCCCCCCCCCGGCTCCAGACCCTGGGGCAACAAACtcaccagctctgcagggcaaGAAGGAGCCGAGGACACAGAAAGCAAAAGCTGCAGCGTTTTCCAGGAATGGAAAGAGAAACTAACGCTGTCACCAGGGCAGGGTAAacaactcctcccaccccaccaccagctctTCCCCTGGGGCCTTGGCGAAGCACCTAAGC is from Carettochelys insculpta isolate YL-2023 chromosome 22, ASM3395843v1, whole genome shotgun sequence and encodes:
- the LOC142024650 gene encoding C-type lectin domain family 2 member B-like, with protein sequence MDSEQPLNEREGSLPRPKPRQAAGLKAGLIIGLVLAAIVLIAVFLAVLLLACSIPGSQLPSVPDPAQRHADCPGACCLDGWVGYSGKCYYFSEHEGTWDASQSFCSSRNASLAGIDTQKDLTFIMRYKGISEHWIGLKRVPAQPWRWVNGEELKTLFTVKGEGDCAYLSDGFTTSSWCSTKRYWICSKPEEYEARTQCRGTDR